The Elaeis guineensis isolate ETL-2024a chromosome 14, EG11, whole genome shotgun sequence genome has a segment encoding these proteins:
- the LOC140853764 gene encoding uncharacterized mitochondrial protein AtMg00310-like codes for MSHTRIHQIANLTGFHHESTYIKYLGVPLCCGRIKASYFQPIIEKIQSRVSGWFSKLLSFGGKIILLRIERVFAAFLLNSSTESSKHHWISWDALARPTQEGGIGVRRLSEVGDAFTFKRCWSLVQKASLWSDYLSSKYFPNSSFSAATLNSGCSRAWRNLIRVRPHFEKMSQIMLGDGSSGFFLDNWSGLGALKHFIPHHPWADLPYKLISFFSATPMGFHEDFDSPSTFEDLL; via the exons ATGTCTCATACTCGAATTCATCAAATTGCGAACCTTACCGGCTTCCATCATGAATCTACATACATAAAGTACTTGGGTGTCCCTCTTTGCTGTGGAAGAATCAAAGCTTCTTATTTTCAACCTATCATAGAGAAAATTCAGAGCCGTGTGTCGGGATGGTTTAGCAAACTGCTTTCATTTGGTGGCAAGATTATCCTTCTTCG aattgaaagagtttttgCAGCCTTTCTTTTGAACTCTTCCACAGAGTCATCTAAGCACCATTGGATCTCGTGGGATGCCCTCGCTCGTCCCACACAAGAAGGTGGCATTGGTGTTCGTCGCTTGTCTGAGGTGGGGGATGCCTTTACTTTTAAGAGGTGCTGGTCTCTAGTCCAAAAGGCATCGCTTTGGAGTGATTACCTATCCTCCAAATATTTTCCAAACAGCTCCTTCTCTGCAGCTACTCTCAACTCAGGTTGCTCTCGTGCATGGCGAAATCTGATTAGAGTACGCCCCCATTTTGAGAAGATGTCTCAGATAATGCTTGGTGATGGTTCATCTGGTTTTTTCCTAGATAATTGGTCCGGCTTGGGGGCCCTTAAGCACTTTATTCCTCACCACCCATGGGCCGATCTCCCCTACAAGCTTATCTCG